TGCACCTCAGGTCAGTACCCTCTGCTCAGGGCAGCAGACGTGCTCCTGCCCCTCAGGCTCCGTGGGCATCCTAAGCCATAGTCAGGGGCCTGCCGTCAGGAGCCAGGTGGCAGAAAAGCGCGGGCCACCTCACACGCCGTGTGCTCAGGTGTCAAGGCCAGGCCCTCCTGACACAGGAAGCACATGCTCCTGATTCACAGCGTGGCTGGGGTCGGGGCTCTTGGATACCTGGTACCCGATCATCACAGTCATCCTCTGGTTTCCAGCTTCGTGCGCTCTGTTACTATGGACAAGTGGAAGGACATTGAGCTCGAGAAGATGAAGGCCGGAGGGAATGCAAAGTTCCGAGAGTTCCTGGAGTCTCAGGAGGACTACGACCCTTGCTGGTCCCTGCAGGATAAGTACAGCAGCAGGGCCGCCGCCCTCTTCAGGGACAAGGTGAGGACAGGCAGCCAGCAGGGGCCAGGCTGCTCTGTCCATTGGCGGCCTTAGTGGTTCCAGGAGTTGGGGTTCTTCTGTGGGCTCTGCCACCATGGAGGCTATGTGCAGTCCCCGTACAGACAGTTGTGTGGCCCTGTCCTGTCCAGGCAAGGGGAAGCAGGTGCCTGTCGTTGGCAGGGGTGGAGGACGAGCCTTCCTCCCCAACATTTGGGACAGTGTCACGTCCAAGTGCCTTTTTACATCTTGGGTAAAACTCCTGAGAACACAGCACCTGCTGGTGCCGTCATTTGAGGGACAGAGGGGTGGGTCCCAGGCGTTTGGGGTTGGAGCCGCTGACCAAGAGCTCACCGGCACTGCTGTTCACCACAGCCAGAGTGAGACCCAGCCTCAGTGATCACTCGTGGCAGAGACCCCAGCCCACAGCCACCGAGGCTGGAGGGGCTGCATGCAGGGTGCGTGAGAGTGTGCTAGAGTGGACAGCATCTGTGGCTGCCCCACACAGTTCTGGGCTCTCTAACCCGTGTCCCCTTGGCAGGTAGCCACTCTGGCCGAAGGTAGAGAATGGTCTCTGGAGTCATCGCCTGCCCAGAACTGGACTCCACCCCAGCCCAAGACGCTGCCGTCCACCGCCCACCGGTAGCTCTCCGCTGGCCCGCTAGTCGGGCTCTGTGCTGTTCTCAGCCTGGCTCTGATCTTAGTTATAGCTCAGGATCCCCGGGGTGTCGTGGTATTGGTTCTAATTTTGAGCTGTTCCCAGAAATCAGTGGGAAAAACAACTTTATAGGTTGCTGAAACAATAACAAGTTTTCAGTAAAAATTCAACCAATAAAGACACATCTAAAACAGAACATATTATCTGCCCGCTTctcagatgttagcccagtgcaGATCCTTCCAGACACGTACCGCTGATGCATGCGGCTCTGTGAGACGTGGCCTGGCTGGGGTTGCCACCTCCCCAGAGCATAGGCACACTGTGGGCGAGCTGATCCCCACGGTGAGTGTCCTCTGTCCTCGCACATTGGAGGCTGGTGTTCTGGGGTGACCACTCAGAGAAGGCTCCTCGTCTATGCCAGGGGTACCCAGCGGCCCTCCCTTTGTCCCCCTGCTCCCCTTGCATTTTGTGTCAAGGTGTCCTTGTTGGAAGGTCTCCAGACCAGTACCATGTGCTTGTTCTGGCCTCGGtcctcccagcctctccaggGCCTCCGTGCTGGCACAAGCAGGCAAGGAGCCGCTGTTGAGACCCTATCTGTGAGGCTTGGTGCCTCTGCATGCTTCTTGCTGGTGTCAGCTGCCGGGCCTGAGCCCCCTGCCAGACAGAGCTGGAGGCTGGCCTGCCGGGAGCTTTGTTCTCAGAGGAGCCCAGGGGTGACCAGGTGGATGAGACAAGCACTTCCCCGAGACCCGCCTGGTTCCCGCAGGCGTCTCCCCTTCCCCGTCCTTTGGCCTCACCAACTGTTGACTCTGATTTCAGAGCCTCTGGCCAGCCGCAGAACTCAACCTCCTCTTCAGACAAGGCTTTTGAAGACTGGCTGAACGACGACCTCGGCTCCTACCAAGGGTAAGGCCTCGAGGTCGGCGGGGGGCTTGGGAGGACGTGGGGGCTGCACTCTGGGCAGACTCGACCGTGGAGGGTGTCGGGGGGGCCTCAGGAGGGCGTGGGGGGGTACTCTGGGCAGACCTGGACTTGGAGGGTTGTGTGGGGCGGGGCTTAAGAGGATGTGCTGGGTGCAGGGTCAGCGTGTTTGCAGGCCTGCGTGCCtcagccctgggccagcccaggtTTGAAGAGGGGTCTTAAGTCGAGAGAAACGCTAACAtttagaaggaagagagaatgcaTTTTCTTTGAATCTCTCTGGCCTGTGAATGTGTTTTTGTCCCTCGAGCCATCAGATTAAACTGTTTTGGTGCTTTTTGCTGTTACTCTGGTTGTTGGCTTTGTGTCTTGCTGGGGCTCCTCTGGCTAGACGCAGCAGGAGGGTGTAAAGAGCGGAGGAAGGCCTGCCTCCTGTGTGCGGCTGGACCATGGGCAGCACAGCGTCCTGTGCGAGGGGGAGTCGCTACGGCCTTCAGAGGGCCCCTCGGGGCGGCTGGCCATCCACGCCTCTGTCCTGGGCTCTGGGCACCTCCCACACCCGTGGCTTTTAGCTGCTGCTTTTGTTTCCATCAGGGCCACGGAGAACCGCTACGTGGGGTTTGGGAACACAGTGCCGCCTCCGAAGAGAGAAGACGACTTCCTCAACAGTGCCATGTCGTCCCTGTACTCGGTGAGGGCACACAGGTcctgagggggtgtgtgtgtgtatccgtgcgtgtgtgcatgtgcatgtgtccCATGCCAACCCCCAGGGGCCTCCCAGCGTCGCAGACAGGCTGGGCCCAGTGGGGCAGTGCTGGGCTGCTCTAGGAAAGCGTGCTGCTTGTTCTGGTTGaggcccctctccctctctttcactGAAACTATATGTGGCTCCCATTATTCAGATCCCATGTGTGTTCAGTCGTCTGCCCGCTTTGGTTACAAGTAtgtctttcaaatttattgagggGCGTATCCTCTAAAGCACTAAAGTTCTGCCTGGAAGCTGCCTGGCCGCCCTCTCCTGGGAGAGCACTGGGCACAGCCAGCAGCTGATCCTGCCTTGCCTCCTGGCTGATTCTCAGTGCCGCTCTTAGCCAGCTCCTGAGGACGAGATTCCAGGGGCAGAGGCGAAGTGCTTGGCGGTAGCACGGGCCCTGGCGCCCTTTGGGGATGGTGCCCTTGGCTACGCGTGCACATCCCTACCTGCGTCGCCGCTCCAGTCAAACCATCATTTTCCAAGcagactttctgtttctttagaatGCTTTTTATTCATCGCAGCATCATCCGTGACCCCGAGAAGCGCAGACCGCCTGAGGGTCTGCCTGGGGAGGGGGTCAGGTGACAGCTGGTGTGTCGTCTGGGTGCTGTGTGTGTAGAGGCGAGGAGGGCTCTTGTGCTAGTAGGGTGGGTCTCCCGCAGTCCGAGTCAGCAAGGAGGTGCAGAAGAGGGGCGTGCGTGTGAGAGGTGACACTGCACTGCGCATGCCGCATGTGCGGGGAGGAGACTGGGAGGAAGCAGTCACGTCTCCGGGCCGTGGACTCAGGTCCTGACTTAGGTGTGATGGGAGGTCCTCTTTCACCCCTGTACGTTTATTGTTCCAAAGATGAATGAACTTCTCGCTCAAAAATTGTTGAAAACTCTCTTTACCCCTGAGGCGCCCCGGGCTGGCTCTCCAGAGCTCCAGGTCTTGGGCAGCTGGAACAAGCCAGCTGGAGCCCTGGAACCTGAGGTTGCACCCTCACAGTCGTTGAATCTTCTCCAGGGAAAAAAGGCAAATCTTTAGTTTGAAACCTTCTGTGTgggagtttattttaaaacagtccCCACCCCCGTGGAGGAATGTAGTCTTTTCACGTCCCCACGTCCCCATCCAGGAATGTAGTCTTTCCACGTCCCCACGCCCCCATCCAGGAAGGTAGTCTTTCACGTCCCCACGTCCCCCTGCTGTGGATCTTTAATTCTTAGTGAAGGACTGAACGGGACTGTCTCCCATGGTGAggtctgtctcttttcctttggaGGAAGAAGCGACGTTGGGTTTAAACGAGACGTTCATGGCTCTAAATAGCTTTAATTGATTTTGGAGGCTTAGGAGAACACAGCCTCACACTTAGAAGAGAATGGGTTGCAGTGACCCGTAACCAGCCTCACAGTCTTGTGTGTCTGGAGTGGGCACCAGCATGGCACTGGACTCCTGACCCCTCAGAGGGGAGGCGGGAGGGtggagggcagcaggaggagcAGGCCCAGGCTTGAGATggaggctctggggctggggccagcgGTCCCACCCTGTGGTCCAGGCCTGGCTCTTCCGAGTCCCTCCTGTTGGGGGCCGAGGATGGTCCTGATGGGGTGGTGGTGCAGGGACGGGTGCATGGTGTCCAGGCGTGCCTGTTGCAGGAATGCTCACTCTGTGTGGAGAGTGGATCTGTGAGCTGCTGTAGGGCCCTCTGCGGGCATCCAGACCCTCCTTTGCCAGGTGACGGCGCAGCAGGTCAGAAaggcccctccctgggcagcGGCATGTGGAGCCTTGACATGGcttctctgttcttcctttcaGGGCTGGAGCAGTTTCACCATGGGAGCGAGCAAGTTTGCCTCAGCAGCTAAGGAGGGCGTGAGTAGCTCATCCCAACATGCCACCAGGCCCCGTGGGACCCACCAGGCTGTGCTGGCTGGTATCTGGGAGCAGGAGAAGGGTCTTGAAGGGTCTCTGACCAAGGGGTGGTGGGTGTTCAGAGGCCATGAGCCTTCCCTCCCGTGTTCAGGGCTGCACGCCCACCTGTGCCAAGGGACTCTTGGTTTCTGGCCCTTCGAGCTGCCCTCAGCCAGAGCTCCCAGGGTCATGGAGGAGCCTCAAGGCCGCGTAGAGGGTCTCTGCTTTCATAGCGGGTTTCATAGTTTGTCTGTGTGTCAGAGGCTCAGCAGGCTCTAGAAGAAAGAGGCGCTGTGTTGAGCTGGGGGCAGAACGTGACCCGGACTTGCCCTCCCTGCAGTGTTGACCGGGCCCCCACTTAGGCCGAGTGAAGCAGGTGGTGGCCCTGTGGCCCCTTGAGTCTCTCCTGGGTGCTGGGTCTCCAGAGCagagttctttctctctcacccttgCCTGTTCAGCCCGAGGCCAGGGGAGGATTTGGGGGTTTTGTCAGGACAGACAGTGGAGAGTGGGAACATACCTGGCCTCCTGGCAGCAACCTGGACAAGTGCCAGGCGGAAAGGAACAGCCAGAAACTGTATGGGGATGTCAGCCTGGAGGGAGACAGCCTGCAGGGGAGACCGCAAGCCGGCCGTGTGGCCATGGTTGTGAGAGGAAGGTGAGAGAAGAGGGGGAGCCCAGAGCAGGGACAGGAGGCTGCCTGGTGAGTGACCCAGAGCAGACAGACCCTGAAGGTCAGGACAGGAGCCTTCTGagggctggagccagggagccGTGGGCCAGCCGGGTGCCTGCAGCCGCCCCCACGTCCAGCGGAAACCACCGAGTTGGCTCTGGGCTGGAGTAAAGCCTCAGGGAACATTTCTCAGGGGCACCCCTgggcctgcccccacccccctcaGGCCGtgcagggtggaggggaggcccagagaggtttggCAGCCCGGCCCTGGGAGGAGCCTGGTGCTGAGGGGCTCAGCTGCCGTGGCACTGCTGTCGTGTGGTCCCCTACCACGTGGCCTCTGCTGGCTTTCTCTGGAGCCTGGTCTCTGAAGGAGGGTGTGGCTGGGGTGTCCATGCACCTTCAAGCTGGAATATCACGGCCaggcatttttcttcttcagttgtTATAAAGGTGACTGGGGTGCCAGGTAGAGACGAGCAGCGTGACTGGCCTGTTGAGCACCAAGTGGGAGGTGGTGTGGGCACGGTCGTGAGAAAGCCCAGTGAAGACGGGGTTGGGTGGCCACCTCTGCGCTGGTGGTTTACAGGGCCCCCACTGCTCAGGGTGGGGAAGTTGGAGTTGGGCCGGCTTGCCGGCCCTGGGTGCTGCACGGGTGCTCTCGTCCGGTGGCCTCCCTCCAGCGGGGACCTGGTGCTGTGGGCAGCTTTGCCGGGCCCCTCGGAGCTGCTGCAGGGTGAGCGCTGGTGCCTCGCGGCCGTCGGGACCCAGACCTGGGACTGAGTGTCTGAGCCCCGTGGAAATACAGCTTGGTGGCCAGAGTCAGGACGGTTGATCACAAGGCgttgtctttgcttttcctttcaggCCACAAAATTTGGATCCCAAGCAAGTCAAAAGGTAACAGAGGAAGCTTCCGCACCCCGTGTTCTGTTAAAACTCCCAGCGTGATGTCCCGTTGGTGTCTGGACCCTGCCTGGTCTGCCCTCCGTGGGCTGTGTGCTCGTGAGGGACATGGCCGTGTGCAGCCTGGACTTGGACCGGCCTGTGCGTGTGCACCCGTCCCCCAAGCTCGCACATCAGTGGGCGTCACCTCAGGTGCCCATGGGCTTAGCAGGTGGCGTAGGAGGCTGTACCTGCCTAGGGTCTGCTCCCGCTGTCCATTGCAGCCTGTGAAGGAGCAGGCAGGCACACTGTGGGTGGGACGAGGgctctgtgttgtgtgtgtggcaGCCGCAGGCGGGCTGAGCCGGCCCAGTGCCCTCCATCCTGGTCAGTGCTGCTCTCAGAGGTGGCTGGCTCAGGCCTTGGTGTTTGTTGTTTCTTCAAATCCTGGTCAGTCGCCAAGCAGTCCCCACGTGGTGCCAGACCCTGGGCCGGCCCGTCCTCCTGGCGCTGGGCGTCAGTGCTCACGTGGAGGCTATCCCGGCCACTCgagccctgccctcacccccagggagggagctgggttcTCCAGGGGCTCGGAGCACTGCCCATCTGTGGCGACATTTCACCCAACCCCACTCAGGAGCCTCTTCTTTGCTTTTATCTCTGAGCCCCCATTTCAGCTCCTGAATCACGCATGCCCCCTCCTGCGGTTCTGGAAAGTGGTCAGGTGGGAGTGGAAGGTGGTCAGGTTCAGTAGCCGTGAATGGGCTCCAGGGTCGTTTTTGGGGACCCCTGTTGGGGCGAT
The Equus przewalskii isolate Varuska chromosome 21, EquPr2, whole genome shotgun sequence DNA segment above includes these coding regions:
- the ARFGAP1 gene encoding ADP-ribosylation factor GTPase-activating protein 1 isoform X19 — encoded protein: MKTIFVRSVTMDKWKDIELEKMKAGGNAKFREFLESQEDYDPCWSLQDKYSSRAAALFRDKVATLAEGREWSLESSPAQNWTPPQPKTLPSTAHRASGQPQNSTSSSDKAFEDWLNDDLGSYQGATENRYVGFGNTVPPPKREDDFLNSAMSSLYSGWSSFTMGASKFASAAKEGATKFGSQASQKFWGPKQQPELASELGHSLNESVLRPAQEKGVGSRGWRDVTTFFSGRAEDPSDRPPEGQSYQNSGGDNCQNSSIDQSFWETFGSADPSRAHRSPSSDSWTCADASAEKRSSDSWDVWGSGSASNNKNSDHSDGGEAWAGGGESRAKTAKKVAPPPTALVDEGWDNQDW
- the ARFGAP1 gene encoding ADP-ribosylation factor GTPase-activating protein 1 isoform X20 yields the protein MKTIFVRSVTMDKWKDIELEKMKAGGNAKFREFLESQEDYDPCWSLQDKYSSRAAALFRDKVATLAEGREWSLESSPAQNWTPPQPKTLPSTAHRASGQPQNSTSSSDKAFEDWLNDDLGSYQGATENRYVGFGNTVPPPKREDDFLNSAMSSLYSGWSSFTMGASKFASAAKEGATKFGSQASQKASELGHSLNESVLRPAQEKVQGVGSRGWRDVTTFFSGRAEDPSDRPPEGQSYQNSGGDNCQNSSIDQSFWETFGSADPSRAHRSPSSDSWTCADASAEKRSSDSWDVWGSGSASNNKNSDHSDGGEAWAGGGESRAKTAKKVAPPPTALVDEGWDNQDW
- the ARFGAP1 gene encoding ADP-ribosylation factor GTPase-activating protein 1 isoform X18, which translates into the protein MKTIFVRSVTMDKWKDIELEKMKAGGNAKFREFLESQEDYDPCWSLQDKYSSRAAALFRDKVATLAEGREWSLESSPAQNWTPPQPKTLPSTAHRASGQPQNSTSSSDKAFEDWLNDDLGSYQGATENRYVGFGNTVPPPKREDDFLNSAMSSLYSGWSSFTMGASKFASAAKEGATKFGSQASQKASELGHSLNESVLRPAQEKVKEGKIFDDVSSGVSQLASKGVGSRGWRDVTTFFSGRAEDPSDRPPEGQSYQNSGGDNCQNSSIDQSFWETFGSADPSRAHRSPSSDSWTCADASAEKRSSDSWDVWGSGSASNNKNSDHSDGGEAWAGGGESRAKTAKKVAPPPTALVDEGWDNQDW
- the ARFGAP1 gene encoding ADP-ribosylation factor GTPase-activating protein 1 isoform X21, giving the protein MKTIFVRSVTMDKWKDIELEKMKAGGNAKFREFLESQEDYDPCWSLQDKYSSRAAALFRDKVATLAEGREWSLESSPAQNWTPPQPKTLPSTAHRASGQPQNSTSSSDKAFEDWLNDDLGSYQGATENRYVGFGNTVPPPKREDDFLNSAMSSLYSGWSSFTMGASKFASAAKEGATKFGSQASQKASELGHSLNESVLRPAQEKGVGSRGWRDVTTFFSGRAEDPSDRPPEGQSYQNSGGDNCQNSSIDQSFWETFGSADPSRAHRSPSSDSWTCADASAEKRSSDSWDVWGSGSASNNKNSDHSDGGEAWAGGGESRAKTAKKVAPPPTALVDEGWDNQDW